A single Lysinibacter sp. HNR DNA region contains:
- the trpA gene encoding tryptophan synthase subunit alpha: protein MNGDNREGVGVSDAEANRVAVFPDSTVERAISVRRDAGSGALIGYLPVGFPNLETSIEAAITLARAGFDVIELGLPYSDPVMDGPVIQAATLRARENGFRLADGFTAVREIRAEVDVPVVMMTYWNPVMQYGVDRFADDLTAVGGAGLITPDLIPDEGADWLSASERTGLDRIFLAAPSSTDTRLLQAVEKSRGFVYAVSTMGVTGTRNDVDGAAETLVSRLRKQANQRQSGTAYSCVGLGISRPEHVSQILSYADGAIVGSALVRALSEGGISELSDVAASLSAAH, encoded by the coding sequence ATGAATGGTGACAACAGAGAGGGCGTTGGAGTGAGTGATGCGGAGGCGAACCGGGTCGCCGTCTTTCCCGATTCAACGGTAGAGCGTGCAATCTCTGTGCGCCGTGACGCTGGCTCCGGGGCTCTCATCGGCTACCTACCGGTGGGATTCCCGAACCTAGAGACCAGTATTGAGGCCGCAATAACACTTGCACGGGCAGGTTTTGACGTGATTGAGCTCGGGCTGCCCTACTCTGATCCCGTGATGGATGGCCCGGTCATTCAGGCGGCTACGCTCCGTGCTCGCGAAAATGGTTTTCGCCTGGCCGACGGCTTTACCGCCGTTCGGGAAATTCGTGCCGAAGTTGACGTTCCCGTCGTGATGATGACCTACTGGAACCCGGTGATGCAGTACGGCGTTGACCGATTCGCGGATGACCTTACTGCTGTCGGTGGTGCTGGACTCATCACCCCTGACCTGATCCCTGACGAGGGGGCCGATTGGTTGAGCGCATCAGAGCGCACCGGTCTTGACCGTATCTTTCTTGCTGCCCCCTCATCAACCGACACCAGACTCCTGCAGGCGGTGGAGAAGAGCCGCGGTTTTGTGTATGCGGTGTCGACCATGGGCGTGACGGGCACGAGAAACGACGTAGACGGGGCCGCCGAAACCCTGGTCTCGAGGCTCCGGAAACAGGCGAATCAGCGGCAGAGTGGAACCGCGTACTCCTGCGTGGGCCTGGGGATATCGCGCCCCGAGCACGTCTCGCAGATCCTGAGTTATGCGGACGGTGCGATTGTGGGCTCGGCGCTTGTTCGTGCGCTTTCCGAGGGAGGAATATCCGAGCTATCCGACGTTGCGGCCTCCCTCTCGGCGGCGCATTAG
- the lgt gene encoding prolipoprotein diacylglyceryl transferase, translating into MTALLPMSIPSPDVSYWTLTLPWGAELRLHFYALCILAGIIAAGIITNYRLTKRGGENGVTIDFGLFTVVLGIIGARMYHVLTHPGDFFYPGAEWWKVFAVWEGGIAIFGALLGGAVGAFIASRYTGIRFWSFADALAPGLLVAQALGRLGNYFNQELFGLPTDLPWGLQIDSNNPAFPVGLAPDTLFQPTFLYEIIWNLLGVAVILYLERRFRTRWGQTFALYLIWYGVGRAWLETLRVDPIDSFLGLRLNLWTALLAVVVGLLIIIIQRREHPGVEPSVYLPGRTPKSQTGSKKDSDDVSSEDENTHYVLERTPALSEPTVEQSDKDEQDNNPTKN; encoded by the coding sequence ATGACAGCACTGCTTCCCATGAGTATTCCCAGCCCGGACGTGAGCTACTGGACTCTCACTCTGCCTTGGGGCGCAGAACTCCGGCTGCACTTTTACGCCCTGTGTATTCTTGCCGGTATTATTGCGGCCGGGATTATTACCAACTACCGACTCACAAAGCGTGGCGGTGAAAACGGTGTCACCATCGACTTTGGTTTATTCACCGTGGTGCTGGGAATTATTGGTGCCCGCATGTATCACGTTCTCACTCACCCGGGTGATTTTTTCTACCCCGGTGCGGAGTGGTGGAAGGTCTTTGCCGTCTGGGAAGGCGGAATCGCTATCTTTGGTGCTCTGCTCGGTGGTGCTGTCGGTGCCTTTATCGCAAGCCGCTATACCGGTATTCGCTTCTGGTCTTTTGCGGATGCCCTGGCTCCCGGCCTCCTGGTAGCGCAGGCGCTCGGGCGCCTGGGTAACTACTTTAACCAGGAGCTTTTTGGGCTCCCCACAGATCTTCCCTGGGGACTGCAGATTGATTCAAATAACCCGGCGTTTCCCGTGGGACTTGCACCGGATACCCTTTTTCAACCCACTTTCCTCTACGAGATCATCTGGAACCTACTGGGCGTTGCGGTCATTCTCTATCTAGAACGCCGGTTCCGCACTCGCTGGGGTCAGACCTTTGCCCTCTACCTGATTTGGTACGGAGTTGGACGTGCTTGGCTTGAGACCCTGCGCGTTGATCCCATTGATTCTTTCCTGGGACTGCGCCTGAACTTGTGGACCGCGCTTCTTGCGGTGGTCGTTGGACTGCTGATCATTATTATTCAGCGTCGTGAACACCCCGGAGTAGAACCCAGCGTTTATCTTCCCGGACGTACACCTAAGAGCCAGACCGGTTCGAAGAAAGACTCTGATGATGTATCATCGGAAGACGAAAACACACACTACGTTCTGGAGCGCACACCGGCACTCTCAGAACCGACCGTGGAACAGTCTGATAAAGACGAGCAGGACAACAACCCAACTAAAAACTGA
- the gltB gene encoding glutamate synthase large subunit, producing MAYAQNFPAPQGLYDPRFERDACGLALVATLRGVPGHDIVQNALTALRNLEHRGAVGSDAGTGDGAGILTQIPDRFFRSVVDHDLPERGRYAAGMVFLPTPLEQREILKRRIADIATAEGLRLLGWRAVPTRPEHLGALAREAMPVCEQLFVADKNGLLSDIALDRVAFRLRKRAERELGAYFVSLSARTLVYKGMVTTLQLEPFYPDLSDECFASTLAIVHSRYSTNTFPSWALAQPLRMMAHNGEINTASGNRNWMRARQSQLKSELLGDLSQILPVCTPGASDSASFDEVLELLTLSGRSLPHAIMMMVPEAWEKRADQDQAWRDFYEYHSLLMEPWDGPAALTFTDGTLLGATLDRNGLRPGRFLITDDGMVVLGSETGVLEVDPARVVRRGRLQPGKIFLVDTREGRIIEDDEIKASVATLQPWGEWLKRERIRLSDLPVREHIVHPPASIIRRQRTFGYTEEEVRSILAPMARTGVEPLAAMGSDTPVAVLAERPRLLFDYFVQNFAQVTNPPLDSIREEAVTSLSLGLGPQRNLLSATPEHARQIILDFPVIDNDQLAKIQRIEHGMRENNPVGDRAVTLRGLYRFDRGSWAMQHRLDELCAEADAAIEAGAEYLILSDRDSTKDLAPIPSLLMLSAVHHHLIRQSTRMRVGLVVEAGDVREVHHVALLIGYGASAVNPYLAMETCESLVRDGTITEVSAEAAVKNLIRALGKGLLKIMSKMGISVVSSYAGAQIFEAVGLDGEFVERYFVGTVSRLDGVGLEVVSEENLQRHTRAYPEDDAPLVHQRLETGGEYQWRRDGAPHLFNPDTIFRLQHSTRTRRYDIFREYTRSVDDQSERLMTLRGMLAFDTERTPVPLEEVEPVSAIVRRFSTGAMSYGSISREAHETLAIAMNRLGAKSNTGEGGEDLDRLLDPERCSAIKQVASGRFGVTSMYLTHASDIQIKLAQGAKPGEGGQLPPAKVYPWVARTRHATAGVGLISPPPHHDIYSIEDLKQLIFDLKRANPSARIHTKLVSQSGIGAVAAGVAKALSDVILVSGYDGGTGASPMNSLKHAGTPWELGLAETQQTLRLNRMRDRVVLQVDGQLKTGRDVIIGALLGAEEFGFATAPLVVEGCVLMRVCHLDTCPVGIATQNPELRSRFNGKADHVVNFFEFIAQEVREYLSALGFRTLQEAVGRVEVLNASRAVAHWKASGLDLSPLLAPFGELSDEPRVNLRGQNHELDQHFDNQLIALSEAALNRAESVRITLPIRNTERAVGTMLGHAVTTRYGVDGLPEGTIEVTLSGTAGQSLGAFLPSGITLRLCGDANDYVGKGLSGGNIVILSDASATLLAPHSVIAGNVIGYGATSGTMNICGVVGERFLVRNSGATAVVEGVGDHGLEYMTGGCALILGAVGRNFGAGMSGGVAYVYELDSTRLNADSLLSGDLLLCELEETDREIVAELLEQNVLRTGSSLAQKLLADIDRAVASLTKVVPRDYAAVIATRQQAIDEGLDPDGDAVWSRIREVTGG from the coding sequence ATGGCTTATGCTCAGAATTTTCCTGCCCCGCAGGGACTTTACGATCCGCGATTCGAGAGAGATGCGTGTGGTCTTGCCCTGGTGGCAACGCTGAGAGGGGTGCCGGGGCACGATATCGTGCAAAACGCGCTCACGGCGCTGCGTAACCTGGAGCACCGTGGCGCTGTTGGTTCCGATGCGGGGACAGGGGATGGGGCGGGTATTCTCACGCAGATACCCGACCGGTTCTTTCGTTCGGTGGTTGATCATGATCTTCCGGAACGGGGTAGGTATGCCGCGGGGATGGTTTTTCTCCCGACTCCTCTTGAGCAGCGCGAAATCCTCAAGCGTCGCATTGCCGATATTGCGACTGCGGAGGGCCTTCGGCTGCTCGGCTGGCGAGCGGTTCCCACGCGCCCGGAACATCTGGGGGCGCTGGCCCGTGAAGCGATGCCCGTCTGCGAGCAGCTTTTTGTTGCGGACAAGAACGGGCTACTCAGCGATATCGCGCTTGACCGTGTTGCCTTTCGGCTGCGTAAACGTGCTGAGCGGGAGTTGGGGGCATATTTTGTTTCTCTTTCGGCACGGACGCTGGTCTACAAGGGAATGGTTACAACGCTTCAGCTTGAACCTTTTTATCCCGATCTGAGTGATGAGTGTTTTGCTTCCACCCTGGCAATCGTTCACTCGCGCTATTCCACCAACACCTTCCCCTCGTGGGCGCTGGCACAACCGTTACGCATGATGGCGCACAACGGTGAGATCAACACGGCCTCGGGAAATCGTAATTGGATGCGGGCGCGGCAATCCCAGTTGAAATCTGAGCTTCTGGGGGACCTGTCTCAGATACTGCCCGTGTGCACGCCGGGTGCGAGCGACTCTGCCAGCTTTGATGAGGTGCTTGAGCTTCTCACTCTCTCTGGGCGCTCTCTGCCGCACGCCATCATGATGATGGTTCCGGAGGCGTGGGAGAAGCGGGCAGATCAGGATCAAGCTTGGCGGGACTTCTACGAGTATCACTCGTTGCTTATGGAGCCCTGGGATGGCCCGGCAGCACTGACGTTTACCGACGGTACTCTTCTGGGGGCAACGCTTGATCGTAACGGCCTGCGTCCGGGGCGCTTTCTGATCACCGATGACGGCATGGTGGTGCTGGGGTCGGAGACGGGCGTGCTTGAGGTTGACCCAGCCCGTGTGGTTCGTCGTGGACGCCTCCAGCCGGGAAAGATTTTTCTTGTTGATACCCGTGAGGGAAGAATTATTGAGGATGACGAAATCAAGGCATCTGTTGCCACACTTCAGCCCTGGGGCGAATGGCTGAAGCGGGAGCGGATTCGGCTGTCTGATCTGCCGGTTCGTGAGCATATTGTGCACCCACCAGCCTCTATTATTCGTCGGCAGAGAACCTTCGGCTACACCGAGGAGGAGGTGCGTAGCATCCTCGCCCCGATGGCGCGCACTGGGGTGGAACCCCTGGCCGCAATGGGTTCAGACACCCCGGTTGCGGTTCTGGCCGAGCGGCCACGCCTCTTGTTTGACTACTTTGTCCAGAATTTTGCCCAGGTCACGAATCCTCCTCTTGACTCTATCCGTGAGGAGGCGGTGACCTCGCTCAGCTTAGGTCTAGGGCCGCAAAGGAATTTACTCTCCGCTACCCCGGAACACGCGCGACAGATCATTCTGGATTTTCCTGTGATCGACAATGATCAGCTTGCTAAAATTCAGCGCATAGAACACGGAATGCGTGAGAACAACCCCGTCGGTGATCGGGCGGTCACACTGCGCGGTCTGTATCGTTTTGACAGAGGTTCGTGGGCTATGCAGCACAGACTCGATGAGCTCTGTGCGGAAGCCGATGCTGCTATTGAGGCGGGAGCCGAATATCTCATCCTTTCGGATCGTGACTCAACCAAAGATCTTGCCCCGATCCCGTCATTACTGATGCTCTCGGCGGTTCATCATCACCTCATTCGTCAGTCGACTCGGATGCGTGTGGGGCTTGTTGTTGAGGCGGGAGACGTTCGGGAGGTTCATCACGTGGCCCTTTTGATCGGTTATGGAGCCTCTGCGGTTAACCCTTACCTGGCCATGGAAACCTGTGAGAGTCTGGTGCGTGACGGGACGATTACGGAGGTGAGTGCTGAGGCGGCGGTTAAAAACCTGATTAGGGCTTTGGGTAAGGGCCTGCTCAAGATCATGTCAAAGATGGGGATATCTGTGGTGTCCTCCTATGCGGGGGCGCAGATTTTTGAGGCGGTTGGCCTCGACGGTGAGTTTGTCGAGCGTTATTTTGTCGGAACCGTGAGCAGGCTTGATGGTGTGGGCCTTGAGGTCGTCTCAGAGGAGAACCTTCAGCGGCACACGCGAGCCTACCCCGAAGATGACGCGCCGCTTGTGCACCAGAGACTCGAGACCGGAGGGGAGTATCAGTGGCGTCGTGATGGCGCACCCCACCTGTTTAACCCGGACACTATTTTTCGATTGCAGCACTCCACCAGGACTCGTCGTTACGACATCTTCCGCGAGTACACCAGGAGTGTTGATGACCAATCCGAGCGGTTGATGACGCTGCGTGGGATGTTGGCGTTTGACACCGAGCGCACCCCCGTCCCCCTGGAGGAGGTGGAACCCGTATCTGCCATAGTGCGGAGATTCTCGACCGGGGCCATGAGCTACGGCTCAATCTCTCGCGAAGCACACGAGACCCTGGCTATCGCGATGAATCGCCTGGGCGCAAAGTCAAACACGGGCGAGGGCGGTGAAGATCTTGATCGACTTCTTGACCCGGAGCGGTGTAGCGCCATTAAACAGGTGGCCTCGGGACGCTTCGGGGTGACAAGTATGTATCTCACACACGCCAGCGATATTCAGATTAAGCTTGCTCAGGGTGCCAAGCCGGGCGAGGGTGGTCAGCTTCCACCGGCTAAGGTTTACCCCTGGGTCGCTCGAACGCGGCACGCTACCGCCGGTGTGGGCCTGATTTCTCCTCCTCCCCACCACGATATTTATTCCATTGAGGACCTCAAGCAGCTTATTTTTGACTTAAAAAGGGCAAATCCCTCCGCTAGAATTCACACCAAGCTGGTCAGCCAGTCTGGTATCGGGGCGGTAGCGGCGGGTGTGGCAAAAGCGCTCTCAGACGTGATCCTGGTCTCGGGATACGATGGGGGCACCGGGGCGAGTCCGATGAACTCGCTCAAACACGCGGGAACACCCTGGGAACTCGGCCTAGCCGAGACCCAGCAGACGCTCAGGCTCAACCGGATGCGTGATCGTGTGGTTCTCCAGGTTGACGGTCAATTGAAAACCGGTCGCGATGTGATCATTGGTGCGCTACTGGGGGCCGAAGAATTTGGTTTTGCAACGGCGCCGCTTGTGGTTGAGGGTTGTGTCCTGATGCGGGTGTGCCACCTGGACACCTGTCCGGTAGGGATCGCCACCCAGAATCCAGAATTGCGCTCTCGTTTCAACGGGAAGGCCGATCACGTGGTGAATTTTTTCGAGTTTATTGCTCAGGAAGTTAGGGAATATCTGTCTGCCCTGGGTTTTCGCACGCTTCAGGAGGCTGTGGGCAGGGTGGAGGTTCTGAATGCCTCGAGGGCCGTCGCTCATTGGAAAGCATCGGGACTGGACCTGAGCCCGCTTCTTGCGCCGTTCGGAGAGCTCTCGGACGAACCGCGAGTGAACCTAAGAGGGCAAAACCATGAGCTTGACCAACACTTTGACAACCAGCTTATTGCTCTCAGTGAGGCCGCTCTGAACCGAGCAGAGTCGGTGCGTATCACACTTCCCATTCGCAACACCGAACGGGCGGTGGGGACGATGCTGGGGCACGCGGTAACCACACGGTACGGTGTGGACGGCCTGCCAGAGGGAACGATCGAGGTCACACTCAGCGGAACTGCAGGTCAGTCGCTCGGGGCATTTCTTCCCTCCGGTATTACGCTGCGGTTGTGCGGAGACGCCAACGACTATGTGGGAAAGGGACTCTCCGGTGGAAACATTGTTATTCTCTCCGACGCATCTGCCACGCTGCTTGCTCCTCACAGTGTGATAGCTGGAAACGTTATTGGTTACGGTGCCACGAGCGGTACGATGAACATTTGCGGCGTTGTGGGTGAGCGTTTTCTGGTTCGAAATTCCGGGGCCACCGCCGTGGTGGAGGGAGTCGGAGATCACGGGCTGGAGTACATGACGGGTGGTTGTGCTCTCATCCTTGGCGCGGTAGGACGTAACTTTGGCGCCGGAATGTCGGGTGGGGTTGCGTATGTGTATGAGCTTGACTCCACCCGGCTCAACGCAGACTCACTCTTGTCGGGAGATCTCCTGCTGTGCGAGCTTGAGGAGACCGATAGGGAAATCGTGGCTGAGCTTCTAGAACAGAATGTCTTACGCACGGGGTCTTCTCTTGCACAGAAGCTCCTTGCCGACATCGACCGGGCGGTCGCCTCCTTGACCAAGGTTGTTCCCCGTGACTACGCGGCGGTCATTGCAACGCGACAGCAAGCCATTGATGAGGGCCTTGACCCCGACGGTGATGCCGTTTGGAGTCGTATTAGGGAGGTGACCGGTGGCTGA